A window of Campylobacter pinnipediorum subsp. pinnipediorum contains these coding sequences:
- a CDS encoding rhodanese-like domain-containing protein has protein sequence MNKSLLPFACCATLFGEIVSMPANIDNISKIDQIVDIRTPAEWRETGIIKGAKTITLINNKNEFINSLKSSIDIKKPFALICRSGHRSMMATHMIDSHDIKVINLEGGMMKIMSEGYKTVPYKD, from the coding sequence ATGAATAAGTCGCTACTTCCTTTTGCGTGTTGTGCCACTCTTTTTGGAGAGATTGTAAGCATGCCAGCTAATATTGATAATATATCAAAAATAGATCAAATAGTAGACATAAGAACTCCTGCAGAATGGCGCGAAACAGGAATAATCAAAGGAGCTAAAACTATAACTCTTATCAATAACAAAAATGAGTTCATCAACAGCTTAAAATCAAGCATAGACATAAAAAAGCCATTTGCTTTGATATGCAGAAGCGGACACAGAAGCATGATGGCTACTCACATGATAGATTCTCATGATATTAAAGTTATAAATTTAGAGGGCGGAATGATGAAAATTATGAGCGAAGGTTATAAAACTGTTCCTTACAAGGATTAA